The following proteins are co-located in the Gordonia polyisoprenivorans genome:
- a CDS encoding MFS transporter: protein MAKKWWTLVVVCAATFMLLLDVTIVVVALPDIERALGASFSQLQWVTDAYALALASLLLTSGSISDKFGRRRIFSIGLVIFTLGSLLCGVAQDPTMLIVSRALQGIGGAMLFATSLALLAATFHGRERGVAFGAWGAVTGIATALGPILGGVLTTGITWRAIFLVNLPIGIVALYLTLRMVDESRSPHARRIDWPGVLTFTAGLLVGVYGLTEAGQRSWTDGLVLGCFAAAAVLLVAFVIVELRVAQPMFDLGLLRIPTFGGGLIAAFAMNGSLFAMLLYLVLYLQNSLGFSALQTGLRLLVMSGCTMIFATIAGRLSEHMPVRWLIGPGLVLVGGGLFAMAGLDAGSSWTHLIPGLVVAGIGSGLVNPPLAATAVGVVPVHRSGMASGINTTFRQIGIAVGIAVYGSLFSSRMTSSMHDHPAGGVHAAYADGLNLLFWVSGVVAVLGGVCALVMIRSKDFVPHGPAPVAGDEPEQVPAR, encoded by the coding sequence ATGGCAAAGAAATGGTGGACGCTGGTCGTCGTCTGCGCGGCGACATTCATGTTGTTGCTCGACGTCACGATCGTCGTCGTCGCGCTCCCCGACATCGAACGCGCGCTCGGCGCGAGTTTCTCCCAGCTCCAATGGGTGACCGACGCCTACGCGCTGGCGCTGGCCTCGTTGCTGCTGACCTCCGGATCGATCTCCGACAAATTCGGCCGGCGCCGCATCTTCTCGATCGGCCTGGTCATCTTCACCCTCGGTTCGCTGTTGTGCGGGGTGGCGCAGGACCCGACGATGCTCATCGTGTCCCGGGCACTGCAGGGCATCGGCGGGGCAATGCTCTTCGCGACGTCGCTGGCGTTGCTGGCCGCGACCTTCCACGGCCGCGAACGTGGAGTGGCCTTCGGCGCATGGGGTGCGGTCACCGGTATCGCGACGGCTCTCGGACCGATCCTCGGTGGTGTCCTGACCACCGGGATCACCTGGCGGGCGATCTTCCTGGTGAACCTGCCCATCGGCATCGTCGCCCTGTACCTGACGCTGCGGATGGTCGACGAGTCGCGCTCGCCGCACGCGCGTCGCATCGACTGGCCGGGAGTGCTCACCTTCACCGCGGGGCTGCTCGTCGGCGTCTACGGCCTCACCGAGGCGGGGCAGCGGTCGTGGACCGACGGCCTGGTGCTGGGGTGTTTCGCGGCGGCCGCGGTGCTCCTGGTGGCCTTCGTGATCGTCGAACTGCGCGTCGCCCAGCCGATGTTCGATCTGGGGTTGCTGCGCATCCCGACCTTCGGTGGTGGTCTGATCGCGGCCTTCGCCATGAACGGATCGCTGTTCGCGATGCTGCTCTATCTTGTTCTCTACCTGCAGAATTCGCTGGGATTCTCGGCCCTACAGACCGGTCTGCGGCTGCTGGTGATGTCGGGTTGCACGATGATCTTCGCGACGATCGCCGGCCGTCTGTCCGAGCACATGCCGGTGCGATGGCTGATCGGCCCCGGGCTGGTGCTGGTGGGTGGCGGCCTGTTTGCGATGGCCGGTCTCGATGCCGGCTCGTCGTGGACCCATCTGATCCCCGGGCTCGTGGTCGCCGGCATCGGCAGCGGCCTGGTCAATCCGCCGCTGGCCGCCACCGCGGTCGGTGTGGTGCCGGTGCACCGGTCCGGGATGGCCTCGGGCATCAACACCACCTTCCGTCAGATCGGCATCGCGGTGGGCATCGCCGTGTACGGATCGCTGTTCAGCTCGCGGATGACCAGTTCGATGCACGACCACCCGGCCGGTGGCGTCCACGCCGCCTACGCCGACGGGCTGAACCTGCTGTTCTGGGTCAGCGGTGTGGTTGCCGTGCTCGGTGGGGTGTGCGCACTGGTGATGATCCGGTCCAAGGACTTCGTGCCGCACGGACCCGCGCCGGTCGCCGGCGACGAACCGGAGCAGGTCCCCGCGAGGTGA
- a CDS encoding AsnC family transcriptional regulator has translation MSARIALESSTLDTLDAQITRALQISPRVAFAELAEILDVAEQTVARRYRRMRRDGYLRVTMTADLHGTGGANWLVRVRCRPEGADAIARAIAARDDVSWVSIYGAGWEVDFNLRAPADVETHELLHEMLPRSAPVLDVAPAEILHTYIGGAGEHQDTWSDVLTSAQTAALRATTPPVVSSKGVRAELDDTDRLLIDELGRDGRVSYSTLARTAGSTPGKVTRRVERLIGSGLAYFHVDLATAAIGLRSTALWLTVTPRSLASVGQALGTDTRIPFAAAVTGRANLTANVIGAGRDDLYSFVTEDLARLDGITGYELVPLLRRVKHAGALVHGDKLAPPQISPNRRRASSRSAL, from the coding sequence ATGAGTGCTCGGATAGCGTTGGAATCCTCCACCCTCGACACCTTGGATGCGCAGATCACCCGGGCGCTACAGATCTCGCCGCGGGTGGCCTTCGCCGAACTCGCCGAGATCCTCGATGTGGCCGAGCAGACGGTGGCCCGACGCTACCGGCGGATGCGCCGCGACGGATACCTGCGGGTCACGATGACCGCCGATCTGCACGGCACCGGCGGCGCCAACTGGCTCGTGCGCGTGCGGTGCCGACCGGAGGGCGCCGACGCGATCGCCCGGGCGATCGCGGCACGCGACGACGTGTCATGGGTGTCGATCTACGGGGCCGGCTGGGAGGTCGATTTCAATCTCCGAGCGCCCGCCGACGTCGAGACGCACGAGTTGCTGCACGAGATGTTGCCGAGGTCCGCGCCGGTGCTCGACGTCGCACCCGCAGAGATCCTGCACACCTACATCGGCGGGGCGGGCGAGCATCAGGACACGTGGAGCGATGTGCTCACGTCCGCGCAGACCGCGGCGTTGCGGGCGACTACGCCACCGGTGGTGTCGTCGAAAGGTGTTCGGGCGGAACTCGACGACACCGATCGTCTCCTGATCGACGAACTCGGCCGGGACGGGCGGGTCTCGTATTCGACGCTGGCGCGCACTGCGGGCAGTACGCCCGGAAAGGTGACGCGTCGTGTGGAGCGTCTCATCGGTTCCGGGCTGGCCTACTTCCATGTGGATCTGGCCACCGCGGCAATCGGGTTGCGCAGCACCGCGTTATGGCTCACGGTTACGCCCCGATCGCTGGCCTCGGTGGGGCAGGCGTTGGGTACCGATACCCGTATCCCGTTCGCCGCCGCGGTCACCGGCCGGGCCAATCTGACCGCGAATGTGATCGGCGCAGGCCGCGACGACCTCTATTCCTTTGTCACCGAAGACCTTGCACGGCTGGACGGGATTACCGGTTACGAACTCGTCCCGCTGCTGCGCCGGGTCAAACATGCGGGCGCGCTCGTGCACGGCGACAAACTCGCGCCGCCTCAGATCTCGCCGAACCGGCGCAGGGCCTCTTCCCGTTCGGCCTTGTGA
- a CDS encoding cryptochrome/photolyase family protein yields MRRDLRLGDLPALADALDAADRVLICFVLDPRLEKSAGDRRLAFLFDSLRELDGRLDGRLLVVRGRPDEEIPRLVEAVGASSVHVSEDFSPFGRRRDEAVIAALDDAGDVSWEPVGSPYLVSPGRVTKADGSPYKVFTPFHRQWRDHGWRKPASTSVSAGDLLDPSDLTRSGRIRIPKAPTTTDIPAGENAALARWGDFVAEDLAGYDDDRNRPDLDVTSRMSAYLKFGNIHPRTLAADLTGTGKGAQAYLRELAFRDFYADVLHHWPESAWHNWNRQFDGIDLDTDAAADRRFNAWKQGRTGFPLVDAGMRQLAQTGFMHNRVRMVTASFLVKDLHLPWWWGARWFLDQLLDGDMASNQHGWQWAAGTGTDAAPYFRVFNPEAQAKKFDPDGAYVAQWVPEYGTDDYPEPIVDHKAEREEALRRFGEI; encoded by the coding sequence TTGCGCCGTGATCTGCGTCTGGGTGATCTGCCGGCGCTCGCCGACGCGCTCGACGCCGCCGATCGCGTCCTGATCTGCTTCGTCCTCGACCCCCGGCTCGAGAAGTCCGCCGGCGACCGGCGTCTGGCGTTCCTCTTCGATTCGCTCCGCGAGCTCGATGGGCGCCTCGACGGTCGACTCCTTGTCGTGCGGGGTCGTCCCGACGAGGAGATCCCCCGGCTGGTCGAGGCCGTCGGCGCGTCGTCGGTGCATGTCTCCGAGGACTTCTCGCCGTTCGGGCGTCGTCGCGACGAGGCCGTGATCGCGGCGCTCGACGATGCCGGTGACGTGTCGTGGGAGCCGGTCGGATCGCCGTACCTGGTGTCGCCCGGTCGCGTCACCAAGGCCGACGGCAGCCCCTACAAGGTCTTCACGCCGTTCCACCGGCAGTGGCGTGATCACGGGTGGCGCAAGCCCGCGTCGACGTCGGTGTCCGCGGGTGATCTCCTCGACCCGTCCGATCTCACCCGATCCGGTCGCATCCGAATTCCCAAGGCGCCCACGACGACCGACATTCCCGCTGGGGAGAACGCCGCCCTGGCACGGTGGGGCGACTTCGTCGCGGAGGATCTCGCCGGTTACGACGACGACCGCAACCGGCCCGATCTCGATGTGACGAGCCGGATGTCGGCGTACCTGAAGTTCGGCAACATCCACCCGCGCACCTTGGCCGCGGACCTGACCGGCACCGGCAAGGGCGCGCAGGCGTACCTGCGCGAGTTGGCATTTCGCGACTTCTACGCCGACGTCCTCCATCACTGGCCGGAGTCGGCGTGGCACAACTGGAATCGCCAGTTCGACGGCATCGACCTCGACACCGACGCCGCCGCCGACCGGCGATTCAACGCGTGGAAGCAGGGGCGTACCGGTTTTCCGCTGGTTGATGCCGGCATGCGCCAGCTCGCACAGACCGGATTCATGCACAACCGGGTGCGGATGGTCACCGCGTCCTTCCTCGTCAAGGATCTGCACCTGCCGTGGTGGTGGGGTGCGCGGTGGTTCCTCGATCAGCTCCTCGACGGCGACATGGCGTCCAACCAGCACGGCTGGCAGTGGGCGGCCGGCACGGGAACCGATGCGGCGCCGTACTTTCGGGTGTTCAACCCGGAGGCGCAGGCCAAGAAGTTCGACCCCGACGGCGCCTACGTCGCTCAGTGGGTGCCCGAGTACGGTACCGACGACTATCCGGAGCCGATCGTCGATCACAAGGCCGAACGGGAAGAGGCCCTGCGCCGGTTCGGCGAGATCTGA
- a CDS encoding FKBP-type peptidyl-prolyl cis-trans isomerase, which produces MTSAEKPEVEFPEGPAPAELEVVDLVEGDGAQAQRGDVVDVHYVGVDFESGEEFDSSWDRGQSAHFPLERLIPGWQEGIPGMKVGGRRRLTVPPNLAYGPPGAGHRLSGRTLVFVIDLLGVG; this is translated from the coding sequence ATGACCAGTGCCGAAAAGCCAGAAGTCGAATTCCCGGAGGGCCCGGCCCCCGCCGAACTCGAGGTCGTCGATCTCGTCGAGGGTGACGGAGCGCAGGCCCAGCGCGGTGACGTCGTCGATGTCCACTACGTGGGAGTCGATTTCGAGTCGGGCGAGGAGTTCGACTCGTCGTGGGATCGCGGTCAGTCCGCGCACTTCCCGCTCGAGCGGCTGATCCCGGGCTGGCAAGAGGGAATCCCGGGAATGAAGGTCGGCGGACGCCGGCGTCTGACCGTGCCGCCGAACCTGGCCTACGGTCCGCCCGGTGCAGGACACCGACTTTCGGGCCGCACCCTGGTGTTTGTCATCGATCTGCTGGGCGTGGGATAG
- a CDS encoding citrate synthase: protein MSAETVPADGTTDAASATFTYPGGQLELPILKATEGSDSVELGKFLSETGLTTFDGGFVNTASTKSSITYIDGDAGILRYRGIPIDQLAEKSTFIEVSYLLIYGELPTPTELEEFTNKIQRHTLLHEDLKRFFDGFPRNAHPMPVLSSAVNALSAYYQDSLDPKDPEQVELSTIRLLAKLPTIAAYAYKKSAGQPFLYPDNSLSLVENFLRMTFGFPAEPYEVDPEVAKALDMLFILHADHEQNCSTSTVRLVGSSQANLFTSISGGINALWGPLHGGANQAVLEMLEDIKNSGGDTQAFMTKVKNKEAGVKLMGFGHRVYKNYDPRAAIVKKTADQILTSLGVQDDLLDIAKGLEEVALNDDYFIERKLYPNVDFYTGVIYRAMGFPTRMFTVLFALGRLPGWIAHWREMNTDPTGKIGRPRQLYTGYTERDYIARGDR from the coding sequence GTGTCCGCTGAAACAGTCCCGGCCGACGGCACAACCGATGCGGCTTCGGCAACATTCACTTATCCCGGTGGGCAACTCGAGCTCCCGATCCTGAAGGCCACCGAGGGCAGCGATTCGGTCGAACTGGGCAAGTTCCTGTCCGAGACCGGATTGACCACGTTCGATGGTGGATTCGTCAACACCGCATCCACCAAGTCGTCGATCACCTACATCGACGGCGACGCGGGCATCCTGCGCTACCGCGGTATCCCGATCGACCAGCTGGCCGAGAAGTCGACCTTCATCGAGGTCAGCTACCTGCTGATCTACGGCGAACTGCCGACCCCGACCGAGCTCGAGGAGTTCACCAACAAGATCCAGCGGCACACCCTGCTGCACGAGGATCTCAAGCGGTTCTTCGACGGATTCCCGCGCAACGCCCACCCGATGCCGGTGCTCTCCAGCGCCGTCAACGCGTTGTCGGCGTACTACCAGGATTCGTTGGACCCCAAGGATCCCGAGCAGGTCGAGCTGTCGACGATCCGGTTGCTGGCCAAGCTGCCGACGATCGCGGCCTACGCCTACAAGAAGTCGGCGGGTCAGCCGTTCCTCTACCCGGACAACTCGCTGAGTCTGGTGGAGAACTTCCTGCGGATGACCTTTGGCTTCCCGGCCGAGCCCTACGAGGTCGATCCCGAGGTCGCCAAGGCCCTCGACATGCTGTTCATCCTGCACGCCGACCACGAGCAGAACTGCTCGACGTCGACGGTCCGGCTGGTCGGCTCCTCGCAGGCCAACCTGTTCACCTCGATCTCCGGCGGCATCAACGCCCTGTGGGGCCCGCTGCACGGTGGCGCCAACCAGGCCGTGCTCGAGATGCTCGAGGACATCAAGAACTCCGGCGGCGACACCCAGGCGTTCATGACCAAGGTCAAGAACAAGGAAGCCGGCGTGAAGCTGATGGGCTTCGGACACCGCGTGTACAAGAACTACGACCCGCGCGCGGCGATCGTGAAGAAGACCGCCGATCAGATCCTCACCTCCCTCGGCGTGCAGGACGACCTGCTCGACATCGCCAAGGGCCTCGAAGAGGTCGCCCTCAACGACGACTACTTCATCGAGCGCAAGCTCTACCCGAACGTCGACTTCTACACCGGCGTCATCTACCGTGCCATGGGCTTCCCGACCCGGATGTTCACCGTGCTGTTCGCACTCGGCCGGCTGCCCGGCTGGATCGCACACTGGCGGGAGATGAACACCGATCCGACCGGCAAGATCGGGCGCCCGCGCCAGCTCTACACCGGTTACACCGAGCGCGACTACATCGCACGCGGGGATCGCTGA
- a CDS encoding carbohydrate kinase family protein yields MREIVVCGEALVDVVATAPPTVGGGQLPPLQPALGGGPFNVAITLGRLGSAVSFCSAVSTDDYGEAIMSALRHSGVGTTLVQRRSEPTSLALATIGADGAAHYSFYVEGTADRLVTDPGPFAPTVAAVGFGTLSLVLEPGASVYESTMRRCHEEGRLVVCDPNIRAAVIADADAYRARFASWMNAVDVVKLSDEDAEWLGRGPNGSRPADWLEAGVCAVLVTAGADGIDVVTASNTSRIPAPRVAVADTIGAGDSIMGAILHQLDRAGALSSAAVRDLDDEQWREVARFAVKVAGITVSRPGADPPWASELGGD; encoded by the coding sequence ATGAGGGAGATCGTCGTGTGCGGCGAGGCGCTGGTGGACGTGGTGGCCACAGCTCCACCAACTGTCGGTGGAGGGCAACTGCCGCCGCTGCAGCCGGCCCTGGGCGGGGGACCGTTCAACGTCGCGATCACCTTGGGGCGGCTGGGAAGTGCGGTCTCGTTCTGTTCGGCGGTGTCGACCGACGACTACGGCGAGGCCATCATGTCGGCGTTGCGGCACAGCGGCGTCGGCACCACCCTGGTCCAACGACGTTCCGAGCCCACCTCGCTGGCACTGGCGACCATCGGCGCCGACGGCGCCGCCCACTACTCGTTCTACGTCGAGGGCACCGCCGACCGCCTCGTCACCGACCCCGGGCCGTTCGCGCCGACCGTCGCGGCGGTTGGCTTCGGCACGCTGTCACTGGTTCTCGAGCCCGGTGCGAGCGTGTACGAATCGACGATGCGTCGCTGCCACGAGGAGGGGCGGCTCGTGGTCTGCGACCCCAACATCCGTGCGGCCGTCATCGCCGACGCCGACGCCTACCGCGCCCGGTTCGCGTCGTGGATGAACGCCGTCGACGTGGTCAAGCTCTCCGACGAGGACGCCGAGTGGCTGGGGCGCGGACCGAACGGTTCGCGCCCCGCCGACTGGCTCGAGGCCGGGGTCTGCGCGGTGCTGGTGACCGCGGGCGCCGACGGTATCGACGTCGTCACCGCGTCGAACACGAGCCGTATCCCGGCGCCGCGGGTGGCCGTTGCCGACACCATCGGCGCTGGTGACAGCATCATGGGCGCGATCCTCCATCAACTCGACCGCGCCGGTGCATTGTCGTCGGCCGCGGTGCGTGACCTCGACGACGAGCAGTGGCGCGAGGTGGCACGGTTCGCCGTGAAGGTGGCCGGGATCACCGTCTCGCGTCCGGGGGCGGACCCTCCGTGGGCGAGCGAGCTCGGGGGAGACTAG
- a CDS encoding 5-oxoprolinase subunit B family protein, translating to MNELPAGRDAVLLDFGDDPVAVRRAQRALRAASEAGDLLGVTEIVPSASTVLVQFELGVGADSLGIHRVLRGAVTDDDTTPDTDDEVTIEVHYDGADLDAVATTLGCGVGDVVAAHTATRWRVQFMGFAPGFGYLVPEDADNPLLRIGRRAQPRTRVPAGAVAVAAGYSAIYPRTSPGGWHLLGRTGIQLWDETANPPSLLAPGTLVRFVDAARSDAGESR from the coding sequence ATGAACGAGTTGCCCGCGGGACGCGATGCGGTGCTCCTCGACTTCGGTGACGACCCGGTCGCGGTGCGCCGGGCGCAGCGGGCACTGCGCGCGGCGAGCGAGGCGGGCGACCTGCTCGGCGTCACCGAGATCGTGCCCAGCGCATCGACTGTCCTCGTCCAGTTCGAGCTCGGCGTCGGCGCGGACTCCTTGGGCATCCACCGGGTGTTGCGCGGTGCGGTCACCGACGACGACACGACGCCGGACACCGACGACGAGGTGACGATCGAAGTGCATTACGACGGCGCCGATCTCGACGCGGTCGCCACCACCCTGGGGTGCGGGGTTGGCGATGTGGTCGCCGCGCACACCGCGACGAGGTGGCGCGTCCAGTTCATGGGTTTCGCACCGGGATTCGGCTACCTCGTCCCCGAGGATGCCGACAACCCGCTTCTCCGGATCGGCCGGCGCGCGCAGCCGCGCACCCGGGTGCCCGCCGGCGCGGTGGCCGTCGCTGCCGGATACAGTGCGATCTATCCGCGGACGAGCCCCGGTGGATGGCATCTCTTGGGCCGCACCGGTATCCAGCTGTGGGACGAAACAGCGAATCCGCCGTCGTTGCTGGCTCCGGGCACGCTGGTGCGATTCGTCGACGCCGCCCGCAGTGACGCCGGAGAGTCACGGTGA
- a CDS encoding biotin-dependent carboxyltransferase family protein produces the protein MSAIEVIHPGPFATIQDLGRPGLAHLGVPRSGAADLVSMTLANRLVGNRESAAVIEATLGGIRIRALRGLLIAVTGAGAQVLVDDVPVGLGVTATVTAGSELAVSAPTSGCRNYVAVRGGIDVGAVLGSRSTDTLSGLGPPPLSAGDLLEVGVESGPWPAVTHAPVEATPPPVAELDVSAGPRSGHLHRVGDLMVGEWVVSADADRVGVRLGRPDGSDHPLLHHRADVGELASEGVAHGAVQVPPNGQPVLFLADHPVTGGYPVVAVLTAGALARAAQLVAGNRVRFRSR, from the coding sequence GTGAGCGCGATCGAGGTGATCCACCCCGGCCCGTTTGCGACGATCCAGGATCTGGGTCGGCCCGGGCTGGCCCATCTCGGTGTGCCTCGGTCGGGTGCCGCCGACCTGGTGTCGATGACACTCGCCAATCGTCTTGTCGGAAACCGGGAATCAGCGGCCGTCATCGAAGCGACGTTGGGCGGGATACGGATTCGGGCGCTGCGCGGGCTGCTGATCGCGGTGACCGGGGCGGGTGCGCAGGTACTCGTCGACGATGTGCCGGTCGGCCTCGGTGTGACCGCCACCGTGACCGCGGGCTCGGAACTGGCCGTGTCGGCGCCAACATCGGGTTGTCGCAACTACGTTGCGGTGCGGGGTGGAATCGACGTCGGCGCGGTCCTCGGTTCGCGATCCACCGACACGTTGTCGGGGCTTGGGCCGCCGCCGTTGTCGGCAGGTGATCTACTCGAGGTCGGCGTCGAGAGCGGGCCATGGCCTGCGGTGACGCATGCGCCGGTCGAGGCAACACCACCGCCGGTCGCCGAACTCGATGTGAGCGCAGGTCCGCGTTCCGGGCACCTGCACCGGGTCGGGGATCTGATGGTCGGCGAGTGGGTGGTGAGCGCCGACGCCGACCGGGTCGGGGTGCGGTTGGGACGGCCTGACGGGTCGGATCATCCGTTGTTGCACCATCGTGCCGATGTCGGCGAACTCGCGTCGGAAGGCGTTGCCCACGGGGCGGTTCAGGTCCCACCCAATGGGCAGCCGGTGCTGTTTCTCGCCGATCATCCGGTGACCGGCGGCTATCCGGTGGTGGCGGTACTCACCGCTGGGGCGCTCGCGCGAGCGGCTCAGCTGGTCGCCGGCAACCGGGTGCGTTTCCGCTCTCGGTGA
- a CDS encoding oxygenase MpaB family protein — protein MTQVASPPDTAVLGPDSLTWQIWGTWTGMFQGLWAGSMQNMHPKLGQAVWDHSDFFGERWQRLLRSLYPISGVVFDPVATDGAAATGHEVRDYHRTIKGTMPDGSRYHALDPDVFYWAHATFWYGNVRLCERLGPWLTEAQKRQLFEESKVWYAQYGVSMRPVPETYEDFLEYWDHMCRNVLRDHESVRTVLDIGSLPPPPILSFIPEGLWRRHIAPRNARFFVWLTTGFYDEPIREMMNLPWSETDERRFRLLGKVINLVMHRITPKRYLRHPRPRDAWDRVRGRVPHSAPLVETPARNLPPEAERDNPIHYCPVHAARTADYPTHVHASL, from the coding sequence ATGACCCAGGTTGCGTCCCCACCCGACACCGCAGTGCTTGGCCCGGACTCGTTGACCTGGCAGATCTGGGGGACGTGGACCGGCATGTTCCAGGGCCTGTGGGCGGGATCGATGCAGAACATGCATCCCAAGTTGGGGCAGGCCGTCTGGGATCACTCGGACTTCTTCGGAGAGCGATGGCAGCGTCTGCTGCGGTCGTTGTATCCGATCAGCGGCGTCGTCTTCGATCCGGTGGCCACCGATGGTGCGGCGGCGACCGGCCATGAGGTGCGCGACTATCACCGCACCATCAAGGGCACGATGCCGGACGGATCGCGTTATCACGCACTCGATCCCGACGTTTTCTACTGGGCGCACGCCACCTTCTGGTACGGCAACGTTCGGCTCTGCGAGCGACTCGGACCCTGGCTCACCGAAGCCCAGAAACGCCAGTTGTTCGAGGAGTCCAAGGTCTGGTACGCGCAGTACGGCGTGTCGATGCGACCGGTTCCCGAGACCTACGAGGACTTCCTCGAGTACTGGGACCACATGTGCCGCAATGTACTCCGCGATCACGAGTCGGTACGCACCGTCCTCGACATCGGCTCGCTGCCACCCCCGCCGATTCTGTCGTTCATCCCGGAGGGCTTGTGGCGTCGTCACATCGCACCGCGGAACGCGCGCTTCTTCGTGTGGCTGACCACCGGCTTCTACGACGAGCCCATCCGAGAGATGATGAATCTGCCGTGGAGCGAGACCGACGAACGCCGATTCCGGTTGCTGGGCAAGGTGATCAACCTCGTCATGCACCGGATCACGCCGAAACGCTATCTCCGGCATCCCCGCCCGCGTGACGCATGGGACCGCGTCCGCGGACGCGTACCGCACTCCGCACCCCTGGTGGAGACGCCCGCCCGCAACCTGCCGCCAGAAGCCGAGCGCGACAACCCGATCCACTACTGCCCCGTGCATGCCGCCCGCACCGCCGACTATCCAACGCACGTCCACGCATCACTCTGA
- a CDS encoding HNH endonuclease signature motif containing protein, with protein MSTTLTFTDPDADAAAITAMPRDELTETGPDLLRQSRKYEARTVLAAAALAERVFREHLAGRPETGVWGSVVEHAERLGRAEVSLQFKVSRSKAGSWIALADLLDKFPLIRAAYLNGELSTNRASIMARAAQRGGDIDTDTDSDSDSTDGDESGDNEEMTFEEIVLDFGSRATTDPVLSQQLDAALISMNPDSVIEDRDTLTDLVGNVTITPDVAGHSALDAVVPAHYGVFLTTQINALLDERTCRKDPRRVGSLRVIALGEITGVPGARLDCECGQDDCPKRGGGTDSNGSAETPADADDAAAWDDLLPEPADADAPEVELVEPVAEPDVPDPMNPPTPDEVPVAFGRALVAPVLTVLTVVTDPDGVLVPRLQGYGPIDPDYATTLADVAKTIHYPESVRTAGPLIPQIADRAQAPPADPTGHGGHTVPPPGALTYAPSAKLRSEVLANDVWCRFPFCGMPSHLCDLDHWQPFNHTDPEAGGWTVLGDLIPLCRADHQRKHLAEWVPTLFLDRRVQWRSRRTGQVIVTYPR; from the coding sequence GTGTCGACGACGTTGACGTTCACCGATCCGGATGCCGATGCTGCCGCGATCACAGCCATGCCGCGGGATGAGCTCACCGAGACCGGCCCTGACCTGCTCCGCCAGTCCCGCAAGTACGAGGCCCGGACGGTGCTGGCTGCTGCCGCGTTGGCGGAGCGGGTGTTTCGTGAGCATCTCGCCGGTCGACCCGAGACCGGTGTGTGGGGTTCGGTGGTCGAGCACGCCGAGAGACTCGGCCGGGCTGAGGTGTCGCTGCAATTCAAGGTCTCCCGTAGCAAAGCCGGGAGCTGGATAGCGTTGGCGGATCTGTTGGACAAGTTCCCCCTGATCCGTGCCGCCTACCTGAACGGGGAACTGTCCACGAATCGGGCTTCGATCATGGCGCGCGCCGCCCAACGCGGCGGAGACATCGACACCGACACCGACAGCGACAGCGACAGCACCGACGGTGACGAGTCCGGTGACAACGAGGAGATGACGTTCGAGGAGATCGTCCTGGACTTCGGGTCTCGGGCGACGACCGATCCGGTGCTGTCGCAACAACTCGACGCTGCGTTGATTTCGATGAACCCCGACAGTGTCATCGAGGACCGCGACACCCTCACCGACCTGGTCGGCAACGTCACCATCACCCCCGATGTCGCGGGACACTCCGCCCTCGACGCGGTCGTCCCTGCCCATTACGGGGTGTTCCTCACCACCCAGATCAACGCCCTCCTCGATGAACGCACCTGCCGCAAAGACCCGCGTCGCGTGGGGTCGCTGCGGGTGATCGCCCTCGGGGAGATCACCGGCGTGCCCGGCGCCCGGCTCGACTGCGAATGTGGACAAGATGATTGCCCGAAACGAGGTGGCGGCACCGACAGCAACGGGTCGGCGGAGACACCCGCTGACGCCGACGACGCGGCAGCGTGGGACGACCTGCTACCCGAACCTGCCGACGCGGACGCTCCCGAAGTCGAGTTGGTGGAGCCGGTCGCCGAACCCGACGTCCCCGACCCGATGAACCCACCGACGCCGGATGAGGTTCCGGTGGCGTTCGGACGTGCCCTGGTCGCACCTGTGTTGACGGTGTTGACGGTGGTCACTGACCCCGACGGTGTGCTGGTGCCCCGGTTGCAGGGTTACGGGCCCATCGACCCCGACTACGCCACCACCCTCGCCGACGTAGCGAAAACCATCCACTACCCCGAATCCGTGCGTACTGCTGGGCCGTTGATCCCGCAGATCGCCGACCGCGCACAGGCCCCACCGGCGGATCCGACCGGGCACGGTGGTCACACCGTGCCACCCCCTGGGGCATTGACGTATGCACCCAGCGCAAAGTTGCGTTCTGAGGTGTTGGCGAACGATGTGTGGTGCCGGTTTCCGTTCTGCGGGATGCCGTCACACCTGTGCGACCTCGACCACTGGCAACCCTTCAACCACACCGACCCCGAGGCCGGAGGCTGGACGGTGCTCGGTGACCTCATCCCGCTGTGCCGGGCCGATCACCAACGCAAGCATCTCGCCGAGTGGGTGCCGACGCTCTTTCTGGATCGGCGGGTGCAGTGGCGGAGCCGACGGACGGGGCAGGTGATTGTTACCTATCCGCGGTGA